Genomic segment of Notolabrus celidotus isolate fNotCel1 chromosome 1, fNotCel1.pri, whole genome shotgun sequence:
gactTGTCAAGCCTCTGGTGATTCCCAACCCTACTTATTACTAAAAAACAAGGGGAGCAAAAACTGGAGGATGCAGGatcacagttttaaaaaaaagagaggtttTATGACtcatctcctttctctcctgtcAGTCCCACCACTTTAGCCGGCATcgcctcctccatcctcctgttTGTGGCCATCATAGCCACCATGGTCTGCTGCTTTATGTGCTCCTGCTGTTACCTCTACCAGAGACGGCAGCAGAGAGGCCGGACACCTTATGATGGTGAGACCCTCGACTCTCTGTATCCCTGTATTCAAATCATTCAAATGTTACAGGTTGCTTTTATAACAGTCCGTACATCTTGGCCTACAGTCCAACAGATCCCCATGGCCAGCTATCCAGTAGAGCCAATGTATGACGCTTATGGAAAACCATTAGGACCCTCTGAGTATGCACATCCAGGTTACCCAATGGCCCCGCAGTACCCTGGTATGCCCCCACATTACCCGATGATGCAGCCTGGACATTACCCACCACACATGATGGATCCTGCATACAGCCAGGGTAAGAGTAGTACAAGATAATATGTCTGCATCGATGATTACAATGCTCAGAGACATTTACTCAATACTTTGTTACCGTCACTGTTAATACTCTCTTTATGTGGTACAGAACTGTGGCTCCAACATCAGTTAAGCAGGTCAAATAATCAAGTTAGGaagataaaatcaaattaattttGGTTAATTGAATGCCTCTATTTTCTTCTGTTCCAGCCCCTCCACCCTACTCTCCACCTCAGTATCCCGGTCATTGATGGGCTggtctacaaacacacacacacacgcacacacacgcacacacacacacacacagtggcgAGAACATCAGCTGAGGGAAATGACTGTTTCAAACGAAGAAGGCCGCGacactctctcaaacacacacactcaaataaaaACTACCGCTTGACTGGCAGTGGTTCACCTGTCAAAGAGGACAGGAggcactttttatttgttttctgtttattttcttcaCAATGTTGTACTTCTTCTCCAGAGTAAATGCGTATAATTCTGTTCTGCAACTTGATGCTTGGTTACGCCCATTTTGTTTCACAGAGAGCATCGCACTGTCCCAAGAATGAGGAGGTATCCTGTTGGCATTCCAGTTCTGTGTCGCTTTGACCCACTCACT
This window contains:
- the shisa4 gene encoding protein shisa-4, whose amino-acid sequence is MGLIGFPAGNMSLLALTLALLTVVLCTSQVSGNEDCLWYVDKNGTWHNGFDCPLITFCCGNCHRRYCCLDAFKMITEREQKRCMLFQFSPTTLAGIASSILLFVAIIATMVCCFMCSCCYLYQRRQQRGRTPYDVQQIPMASYPVEPMYDAYGKPLGPSEYAHPGYPMAPQYPGMPPHYPMMQPGHYPPHMMDPAYSQAPPPYSPPQYPGH